Proteins from a genomic interval of Bradyrhizobium sp. CCBAU 53340:
- a CDS encoding polyhydroxyalkanoic acid system family protein, translated as MSAPLVVSISHRLGREEAVRRLKTGLGRAAVSIPVMQVEEERWSGDTMNFRIRALGQIASGQVDVADDHVKVEVVLPWLLQRFAEMAQATIRKRGQLLLTKDGGK; from the coding sequence GTTTCCATTTCGCATCGGCTCGGCCGCGAGGAGGCGGTCCGCCGGCTCAAGACCGGGCTTGGCCGTGCGGCGGTCAGTATCCCTGTGATGCAGGTCGAGGAAGAGCGCTGGAGCGGCGATACCATGAACTTCCGCATCCGCGCGCTCGGACAGATCGCGAGCGGGCAGGTCGACGTCGCCGACGACCACGTCAAGGTCGAGGTGGTGCTGCCGTGGTTGTTGCAGCGCTTTGCCGAGATGGCGCAGGCGACCATTCGCAAGCGCGGACAATTGCTGCTGACCAAGGATGGGGGCAAGTAG